In one window of Candidatus Scalindua sp. DNA:
- a CDS encoding DEAD/DEAH box helicase family protein has translation MNIEQFFFETEVGIWNNPSLREPQIDGYFAIREHFQSSDEPCYVQLPVGCGKTGLMGLTPFGISKGRVLIIAPNLTIRENIRRELNISDPNCFYTKRGVFVPKYGPYLSELKTGANIHDCDAAHIVVANIHQFSGTRNKWYEALPTDYFYMILVDEGHHNVAESWTRLFEYFNQAKVISFTATPMRSDGKVVSGERVYRFGYARSMIMGFISQIDALFVQPTEITFTAKGETKTLNIEDIMKMRENDWFSRGVAMSEECNRSVVNASVQQLHHVRSLGTPRQIIAVACSIRHATQVAALYNEHGLRVEVLHSQLSSEERERIEASLRSGVIDVVVQVNILGEGYDLPTLSVAAVFRPYRSLSPYIQFVGRILRLAQPDTPYSPANHVYLVSHIGLNDDRWWSDFTDFDKDDQEFFREYLEGELEIEGDESSSPRLTLRPFMRVLNEVVENYQRKGYLKKIDDVMVSDLFNTIREKGFDPSEFGLTEDIVRRRLVAAHNDGQIAAFNPVIQPQERREAMKGRLQQEARSIADTVINRLGIQHMGRDLLSCFAGNHNSEILIRLASAEQNKIMGVESGGRPSASIEQLQRALSASPDIVDKLSALVRGKMKNA, from the coding sequence ATGAATATAGAACAATTTTTCTTCGAAACAGAAGTTGGTATCTGGAACAACCCTTCACTTCGTGAACCACAGATTGATGGCTACTTTGCTATTCGAGAACACTTCCAAAGTAGCGATGAACCATGCTACGTGCAGCTTCCTGTCGGTTGCGGAAAAACCGGCCTGATGGGTCTAACTCCGTTTGGTATTTCTAAAGGCCGCGTTCTTATTATAGCCCCAAACCTAACGATACGTGAAAACATACGTCGCGAGTTGAATATTAGTGATCCAAATTGCTTTTACACAAAAAGAGGTGTTTTTGTCCCCAAGTATGGTCCTTATCTCTCGGAACTTAAGACGGGAGCCAATATTCATGACTGTGACGCTGCACATATTGTCGTTGCGAATATTCATCAGTTTTCAGGAACTCGCAATAAATGGTACGAAGCTCTTCCTACTGACTATTTCTATATGATTTTAGTCGACGAGGGCCACCACAATGTCGCTGAATCTTGGACCCGCCTGTTTGAGTATTTCAACCAAGCAAAAGTTATTTCCTTCACCGCTACTCCTATGCGATCAGACGGCAAGGTGGTATCCGGTGAGCGCGTTTACAGATTTGGATATGCCCGGTCTATGATTATGGGCTTCATATCTCAGATAGATGCTCTTTTTGTTCAACCTACTGAAATCACTTTTACCGCTAAGGGTGAAACCAAAACGTTGAACATCGAAGATATCATGAAGATGCGTGAAAATGACTGGTTTAGCAGGGGTGTCGCTATGTCAGAAGAGTGCAACCGCAGTGTCGTAAACGCCTCAGTACAACAACTGCACCATGTTCGTAGCCTCGGTACACCCCGTCAAATAATTGCTGTTGCCTGTTCTATCCGACATGCCACACAAGTAGCTGCGCTCTACAATGAGCATGGATTACGCGTTGAGGTGCTTCATAGCCAGCTTTCTTCAGAAGAACGAGAACGTATAGAAGCGAGCCTGCGCAGCGGAGTCATTGACGTAGTCGTGCAGGTTAACATCCTAGGTGAAGGCTATGATCTGCCAACGTTGTCCGTGGCCGCAGTTTTCCGGCCTTACCGTAGTCTTTCACCTTACATTCAATTCGTTGGCCGAATTTTACGGCTTGCTCAGCCAGACACGCCGTATTCTCCTGCCAACCATGTATATCTTGTATCCCATATCGGTTTGAATGACGACCGCTGGTGGAGCGATTTCACCGACTTTGATAAGGATGATCAAGAGTTCTTCCGTGAATATCTGGAAGGTGAGCTTGAAATTGAGGGTGATGAATCGAGCTCGCCAAGACTTACTCTCAGACCTTTTATGCGCGTCTTAAATGAGGTTGTGGAGAACTATCAGCGCAAAGGTTATCTAAAGAAAATTGATGATGTAATGGTTAGTGACTTGTTCAACACAATCAGAGAAAAGGGATTCGACCCTAGCGAATTTGGACTTACAGAAGATATTGTGCGTAGACGCTTGGTTGCCGCTCATAATGATGGTCAGATAGCTGCATTTAACCCGGTTATCCAACCTCAAGAGCGGAGAGAGGCTATGAAAGGAAGGTTACAGCAAGAAGCACGTTCAATCGCAGATACGGTTATTAATCGCCTCGGTATACAACATATGGGTAGGGACCTCTTAAGTTGCTTTGCCGGTAACCACAATTCGGAAATCCTTATAAGGCTTGCTAGCGCAGAACAAAACAAAATCATGGGTGTGGAATCTGGAGGGCGGCCATCTGCAAGTATAGAGCAGCTTCAACGTGCATTAAGCGCTTCTCCTGATATTGTTGACAAACTATCGGCTCTTGTAAGAGGAAAAATGAAAAATGCCTAA
- a CDS encoding O-antigen ligase family protein — protein sequence MVTPQDKTTEQKQTGAGLFYNQTIVAILFVIVIAVPLFYDVRLYSVFDLSKITILSILIFAIVAVWSLKTLTICWKGKNDAGSVRGHVMGGRGERSGFSGYHSSSSPFTMPLYLPVSAFVFVSAIATFFSISPFMSLFGTYKRYDGLVSTLVYVILFYTVVHFIERKRVPVFLDVIISTACVAAVYGIFQHFGLDLYQWSTDFGFGIRVSSTFGHPAFFSAFLIMVIPLVLVKIFSRRIWYQSALYMAILALLLFAFYYTKTRAAFLGLLISSIFFFSLIGKKTLFTHKIRTAVTLSILIGISVSSNISDKTSVFGRFTQDIHSVESRDPDPARTEIGYTDRLGGTMAMRVFQYLTGIEIIKDYPLLGIGPDTLGMLYPQYLSKVYKKRNKQGNFENQNRIHNDILDMAVSRGFLGLGVYVWFIVAYAGMIWKGYRETDGKNKILITGLSSGCLAYFIQNQFSFGHVPIITMIWFLVGLSVIACTTGNPLSNEVIEETKTDIQLKQNNGFWVRRRGALLRPDRLAKTILCGCVMAFMVLLVIGTLTRYKADIYFSRAQKLLHRNSTIEAIENYEMAARHNPFEINYLNVRNEIYLQMAAITLNQKREYVKRGLPESFTHEQATLWLNNTILGAGEVQKLYPEDYRSAFILGQAYHTLGLISGRDFTREAIASYQKAADLYPFKYEIHNKLAQIYNETGRCEKAVYELNEAIRYVPSEPGLHMNLAKTLIKIKRYEDAKQSCNRILELEGNENNTFKQAAEEMLLFLDKKGASKTISVSRDSQG from the coding sequence ATGGTAACACCTCAGGATAAAACAACAGAGCAGAAACAAACAGGTGCAGGTCTGTTCTATAATCAGACCATAGTGGCTATCCTGTTCGTCATTGTTATTGCAGTGCCCCTCTTCTATGATGTCCGCTTATACAGCGTATTTGACCTGAGCAAGATTACGATTCTCTCTATATTAATTTTTGCCATAGTTGCAGTCTGGTCTCTAAAAACGTTAACCATCTGCTGGAAAGGTAAAAATGATGCGGGCTCTGTTCGAGGACACGTCATGGGGGGAAGGGGTGAGAGATCTGGTTTTTCTGGATACCACTCCTCTTCTTCCCCTTTTACCATGCCATTATATCTGCCGGTTTCAGCCTTTGTCTTCGTGAGTGCTATTGCAACATTTTTCTCAATTAGTCCCTTCATGAGCCTGTTCGGGACATATAAACGATACGATGGTCTTGTTTCCACCCTCGTGTATGTTATCCTGTTCTATACCGTCGTGCATTTTATTGAACGAAAGAGAGTACCGGTATTTCTTGATGTAATTATCTCCACTGCCTGTGTGGCGGCTGTTTACGGAATATTTCAGCATTTTGGTCTGGACCTTTATCAGTGGAGCACGGATTTTGGATTTGGAATCAGGGTGAGCTCTACTTTTGGACACCCCGCCTTCTTTTCAGCCTTTCTTATCATGGTAATACCCCTGGTCCTGGTGAAAATTTTTTCCCGTAGAATCTGGTACCAGAGCGCTCTCTACATGGCAATCCTGGCATTACTCCTGTTCGCCTTTTACTATACAAAAACACGTGCAGCATTTTTAGGCCTCCTGATTTCAAGCATATTTTTCTTTTCTCTCATAGGGAAAAAAACTCTTTTTACTCACAAAATAAGAACTGCTGTTACGTTATCTATCCTGATAGGTATTTCTGTTTCCTCAAACATCAGTGACAAGACCTCAGTATTCGGGAGGTTCACCCAGGATATTCATTCCGTTGAGAGCAGGGATCCGGATCCTGCCCGGACGGAGATCGGGTATACCGATCGTCTGGGAGGCACAATGGCTATGAGAGTTTTTCAATACCTGACGGGAATTGAGATTATCAAAGATTATCCTCTTCTTGGGATTGGTCCTGATACATTAGGCATGCTCTATCCTCAGTACCTCTCGAAGGTCTATAAGAAAAGGAATAAACAGGGAAACTTTGAAAACCAGAACAGGATACATAATGATATCCTGGACATGGCAGTTTCAAGGGGGTTTCTGGGGCTTGGTGTATATGTCTGGTTCATTGTTGCCTATGCAGGAATGATATGGAAAGGATACAGGGAAACGGATGGTAAGAATAAGATATTGATAACTGGTCTCTCTTCCGGTTGCCTCGCTTATTTTATACAAAACCAGTTCAGCTTCGGGCATGTACCCATAATCACCATGATCTGGTTTCTTGTTGGTTTATCGGTAATCGCGTGTACAACCGGGAATCCCTTATCAAACGAAGTAATTGAAGAAACCAAAACAGATATTCAACTTAAGCAGAATAATGGATTTTGGGTAAGAAGGCGAGGCGCCCTTCTTCGCCCTGACAGACTGGCAAAGACTATACTCTGCGGCTGTGTAATGGCTTTCATGGTTTTGCTCGTCATTGGAACCTTAACACGTTATAAGGCGGACATCTATTTCAGCAGGGCACAGAAATTATTGCACAGAAATTCAACAATTGAAGCAATTGAAAACTACGAAATGGCTGCAAGGCACAATCCCTTTGAGATAAATTACCTCAATGTTCGCAATGAGATTTATCTGCAGATGGCTGCGATTACACTGAATCAAAAAAGAGAGTATGTAAAAAGAGGCTTACCGGAATCTTTTACCCATGAACAGGCAACTCTCTGGTTAAATAATACTATTCTCGGGGCCGGGGAGGTTCAGAAGCTTTATCCGGAAGATTACCGTTCGGCATTTATCCTCGGCCAGGCCTACCATACCCTTGGTTTGATATCGGGCAGGGATTTCACCAGGGAAGCAATTGCCTCTTATCAAAAGGCAGCAGACTTATACCCGTTTAAATATGAAATACACAATAAACTTGCCCAAATTTATAATGAAACAGGCCGATGTGAAAAAGCTGTTTACGAATTAAACGAAGCGATACGTTATGTACCGTCCGAACCAGGCCTGCATATGAATCTGGCGAAAACACTCATTAAGATTAAAAGATATGAAGATGCGAAACAATCCTGTAACCGGATACTGGAATTGGAAGGGAACGAAAATAATACATTTAAACAGGCTGCTGAAGAGATGCTGCTGTTTCTGGACAAAAAAGGGGCTTCGAAAACCATATCTGTGTCAAGGGATAGTCAAGGTTGA
- a CDS encoding cysteine synthase family protein — protein sequence MKSDLQSCSIDEKIENSLLSCVGNTPLIKITVSPYIPDTVEIYAKLEYFNPGGSIKDRPVLRMIKEAIKSGMLTHDKVILDSTSGNAGIAYSMIGAALGYDVELVMPGNASEERKQCIRAFGAHIIITDPIKGYDEAIRKAHELCEENPDKYFMPDQYANRYNPRAHYDTTGGEILEQTQGKITHFICGVGTGGTVMGVGRRLKDHNPGIEIHVIMPENFPGIEGLKPMGAEYIKPKIYHEEFIEDIRLPITSEDAKEMCNILSKEMGIFVGLSSGAFLKGAIELAKKINRGTIVTIFPDTGSRYFSTQLWE from the coding sequence ATGAAAAGCGATCTTCAAAGTTGCAGCATTGATGAAAAGATAGAGAACTCTCTATTGAGTTGTGTCGGAAACACACCCTTGATAAAGATTACTGTCTCTCCTTACATTCCGGATACGGTGGAAATATATGCGAAACTTGAGTACTTCAATCCTGGCGGCTCCATAAAAGACAGGCCTGTCTTAAGGATGATAAAGGAGGCAATCAAGTCCGGGATGTTGACCCACGACAAAGTCATTTTAGACTCCACCTCTGGAAATGCAGGGATAGCATACTCAATGATTGGTGCAGCCCTCGGATATGACGTAGAGCTGGTTATGCCGGGAAATGCCAGCGAAGAGAGGAAACAGTGCATCAGGGCTTTCGGGGCACACATTATTATTACCGATCCGATAAAGGGATATGATGAGGCGATAAGAAAGGCGCATGAGCTGTGCGAAGAAAATCCTGACAAATATTTCATGCCGGACCAATATGCAAACAGATACAACCCGAGAGCCCATTACGATACTACAGGGGGCGAGATTCTGGAGCAGACTCAAGGTAAGATTACCCACTTTATCTGCGGTGTAGGGACCGGTGGAACGGTGATGGGAGTTGGAAGGAGATTAAAAGATCATAATCCAGGCATAGAAATTCACGTTATCATGCCGGAGAATTTCCCGGGTATTGAGGGGCTGAAGCCCATGGGGGCTGAGTACATAAAACCAAAAATTTATCATGAAGAATTTATTGAGGATATCAGATTACCTATAACATCTGAAGATGCGAAGGAGATGTGTAATATTTTATCAAAAGAGATGGGGATTTTTGTCGGACTCTCCTCCGGAGCCTTCCTGAAAGGGGCAATTGAACTGGCAAAAAAGATTAACAGGGGAACAATTGTTACCATTTTTCCTGATACCGGAAGCAGGTATTTCAGCACACAGTTGTGGGAGTAG
- a CDS encoding tetratricopeptide repeat protein, with translation MKKTIFTIQVVTLCVCLTISNLGCGGKLNDATEHFDVGVLHWKQGRIDDAIEEYNKAVEIYPDFEMAHYNLGSMYYEKGDIGLAIESFKKAVEIKPDLVEAHSMLGVAYEMHNMFQDAVEEYQKSLELSPNQAGTHTNLGNLYYKMEKYDKAIEEYKKAISITPDFAEAYNNLGFVYYETQKYSFAINEFKKAVELKPDYISAHTNLSLAYRKVGLHDQSKEEIEIAKQLAMKEQANQGQR, from the coding sequence ATGAAAAAAACCATTTTTACAATTCAGGTAGTAACGTTATGCGTGTGTCTTACCATTTCAAATCTCGGCTGCGGGGGTAAGCTGAATGATGCGACAGAGCACTTCGATGTCGGTGTACTCCACTGGAAGCAGGGAAGGATTGATGATGCAATTGAAGAATACAATAAAGCTGTCGAAATCTATCCAGACTTCGAAATGGCACATTATAATCTCGGTTCGATGTATTATGAAAAGGGAGATATTGGTCTTGCAATAGAATCCTTCAAAAAGGCTGTTGAAATAAAACCTGACCTGGTTGAAGCACACTCCATGCTTGGTGTTGCATACGAAATGCACAATATGTTTCAAGATGCGGTCGAAGAGTATCAGAAGTCCCTGGAACTCAGCCCGAACCAGGCGGGAACCCATACCAACCTGGGAAACCTCTACTACAAGATGGAAAAATATGATAAGGCAATTGAGGAGTATAAAAAAGCTATCAGCATAACCCCTGACTTTGCAGAGGCTTATAATAACCTTGGGTTTGTCTACTATGAGACCCAGAAATACAGCTTTGCCATTAATGAATTTAAGAAGGCCGTAGAGCTGAAACCGGATTATATAAGCGCACATACGAACCTCAGCCTGGCATACAGAAAAGTAGGTCTGCATGATCAGTCTAAAGAAGAAATTGAAATTGCGAAACAACTTGCAATGAAAGAACAGGCAAACCAGGGACAACGATAA